One window of Nocardioides dongkuii genomic DNA carries:
- a CDS encoding ABC transporter permease yields MSAPGISRTIVRLGVLSVFGRWRGALLVVLPVVLLGLAVLVRVLVGEDAEVAENTLYAFALAVVTPLVALLATSGLLAPEIDDGSISYLLAKPVSRQTIIASKLAVAAACVLVFAALPTLAAGLVLATSEPVLAGGFALGSMLGGLAYCSLFALLSVLTRHAVVVGLIYLLIWEGLLGGLLDGVRWLSITRWSGEIVDAVADVRLVEGVPVTYAVVATVVVVVAGGAMTGRQLRAFNLTGDE; encoded by the coding sequence GTGAGCGCCCCGGGGATCTCGCGCACCATCGTCCGGCTGGGCGTGCTCAGCGTCTTCGGGCGCTGGCGCGGCGCGCTGCTCGTCGTGCTGCCCGTGGTGCTGCTCGGCCTCGCCGTCCTGGTGCGGGTGCTGGTCGGCGAGGACGCCGAGGTCGCGGAGAACACCCTGTACGCGTTCGCGCTGGCCGTGGTCACGCCGCTGGTCGCGCTGCTCGCGACGTCCGGGCTGCTCGCCCCGGAGATCGACGACGGGTCGATCTCCTACCTGCTCGCCAAGCCGGTCTCGCGGCAGACCATCATCGCCAGCAAGCTCGCGGTCGCCGCCGCCTGCGTGCTGGTCTTCGCCGCGCTGCCGACCCTGGCCGCGGGCCTGGTCCTGGCGACCTCGGAGCCGGTGCTCGCGGGCGGGTTCGCGCTGGGCTCGATGCTCGGCGGGCTGGCGTACTGCTCGCTCTTCGCGCTGCTCTCCGTGCTGACCCGGCACGCGGTCGTGGTCGGCCTGATCTACCTGCTGATCTGGGAGGGCCTGCTCGGCGGCCTCCTCGACGGGGTCCGCTGGCTCAGCATCACCCGGTGGTCGGGCGAGATCGTCGACGCGGTCGCCGACGTACGGCTCGTCGAGGGGGTGCCCGTGACGTACGCCGTCGTGGCCACCGTCGTCGTCGTCGTCGCCGGCGGCGCGATGACCGGGCGACAGCTGCGGGCCTTCAACCTCACCGGGGACGAGTAG
- the pgm gene encoding phosphoglucomutase (alpha-D-glucose-1,6-bisphosphate-dependent) — MAHPRAGTPAEPADLVDVAHLVTAYYTGVPDPDDVDQQVAFGTSGHRGSSLKTSFNETHILATTQAICDHRRDQGTDGPLFLGRDTHGLSEPAWATALEVLVANDVTVLVDARDGYTPTPAVSHAILRANRGRTTGLADGIVVTPSHNPPSDGGFKYNPPHGGPADSDATSVIARRANELVAGGLAEVRRVPFARARAAATAYDFLGTYVDDLPAVVDLAAIRDAGVRIGADPMGGASVHYWGEIADRHGLDLTVVNPLVDPTWRFMTLDWDGKIRMDCSSPDAMASLISQRSSYDIATGNDADADRHGIVTPDAGLMNPNHFLAVAIEYLFGGARPDWPAGARIGKTLVSSSMIDRVAAALGRPMVEVPVGFKWFVPGLLDGSFGFGGEESAGASFLRRDGSAWTTDKDGLILCLLAAEIQARTGSSPSDRYAALVAAHGEPAYARIDAPASRAEKAALAALAPSDVTATELAGEEITAKLTEAPGNGAKIGGLKVTTESAWFAARPSGTEDVYKIYAESFRGPEHLAQVQDEARSVVSAALEG; from the coding sequence ATGGCCCACCCTCGCGCCGGCACCCCCGCCGAACCCGCCGACCTCGTCGACGTCGCCCACCTGGTGACGGCGTACTACACCGGGGTCCCCGACCCCGACGACGTCGACCAGCAGGTCGCGTTCGGCACGAGCGGGCACCGCGGCTCCTCGCTGAAGACCTCCTTCAACGAGACCCACATCCTGGCCACCACGCAGGCGATCTGCGACCACCGCCGGGACCAGGGCACCGACGGCCCGCTGTTCCTCGGGCGGGACACCCACGGCCTCTCCGAGCCGGCCTGGGCGACCGCGCTCGAGGTGCTGGTCGCCAACGACGTCACCGTGCTGGTCGACGCGCGCGACGGCTACACCCCGACGCCGGCGGTCTCGCACGCGATCCTGCGGGCCAACCGGGGCCGGACCACCGGGCTCGCGGACGGCATCGTGGTGACGCCGTCCCACAACCCGCCGTCCGACGGCGGCTTCAAGTACAACCCGCCGCACGGCGGCCCGGCCGACAGCGACGCCACCTCGGTGATCGCCCGGCGCGCGAACGAGCTGGTCGCGGGCGGACTGGCGGAGGTGCGGCGGGTGCCGTTCGCGCGCGCCCGCGCCGCCGCGACGGCGTACGACTTCCTCGGGACGTACGTCGACGACCTGCCCGCCGTCGTCGACCTCGCGGCGATCCGGGACGCCGGGGTGCGGATCGGCGCCGACCCGATGGGCGGGGCGTCGGTGCACTACTGGGGCGAGATCGCCGACCGGCACGGCCTGGACCTGACCGTGGTGAACCCGCTGGTCGACCCGACCTGGCGGTTCATGACCCTGGACTGGGACGGGAAGATCCGGATGGACTGCTCCTCCCCCGACGCGATGGCCTCGCTGATCTCGCAGCGCTCGTCGTACGACATCGCGACCGGCAACGACGCCGACGCCGACCGGCACGGCATCGTGACCCCGGACGCCGGCCTGATGAACCCCAACCACTTCCTGGCCGTGGCGATCGAGTACCTCTTCGGCGGCGCGCGCCCCGACTGGCCCGCCGGCGCGCGGATCGGCAAGACGCTGGTCTCGTCCTCGATGATCGACCGGGTCGCCGCAGCGCTCGGCCGGCCGATGGTCGAGGTGCCGGTCGGGTTCAAGTGGTTCGTCCCCGGCCTGCTCGACGGGTCCTTCGGCTTCGGGGGCGAGGAGTCCGCCGGCGCGTCGTTCCTGCGCCGCGACGGGTCCGCGTGGACCACCGACAAGGACGGGCTGATCCTGTGCCTGCTCGCCGCGGAGATCCAGGCGCGGACCGGCTCCTCGCCGTCCGACCGGTACGCCGCCCTGGTCGCCGCGCACGGGGAGCCCGCCTACGCGCGCATCGACGCGCCCGCCTCCCGCGCGGAGAAGGCGGCGCTGGCCGCGCTCGCGCCCTCCGACGTGACCGCCACCGAGCTCGCCGGGGAGGAGATCACCGCCAAGCTCACCGAGGCGCCCGGCAACGGCGCGAAGATCGGCGGGCTCAAGGTGACCACCGAGTCCGCGTGGTTCGCCGCCCGGCCGTCGGGCACCGAGGACGTCTACAAGATCTACGCCGAGTCGTTCCGCGGTCCCGAGCACCTCGCCCAGGTGCAGGACGAGGCCCGGTCGGTGGTCTCCGCCGCGCTGGAGGGCTGA
- a CDS encoding crotonase/enoyl-CoA hydratase family protein: MSQRPSSISCSVQDGIAHVRLDRPDKLNALTLDMLDDLVATARTLRRDRHLRAVVVAGEGDAFCAGLDFGTVLKEPVRIATAFVPRPWRGTNTFQEACWAWRRLPVPVIAAVHGHCLGGGLQIALAADFRIATPDSRWSVLEGKWGIIPDMSGVRSLAQLVGIDTAKRLTMTAEVVSGKEAHDLGLVTELDADPVAAALALAARLRERSPDQLAAAKRLFEQTWSSGPRHTFARERIEQAFLLAARNTVVARAAAFGKTTPEFGPRARR; the protein is encoded by the coding sequence ATGTCGCAGCGCCCGTCGTCCATCTCGTGCTCGGTCCAGGACGGCATCGCGCACGTCCGGCTGGACCGGCCCGACAAGCTCAACGCCCTGACCCTCGACATGCTCGACGACCTGGTCGCGACCGCCCGCACGCTGCGGCGCGACCGCCACCTGCGCGCGGTCGTCGTCGCGGGGGAGGGTGACGCGTTCTGCGCCGGGCTCGACTTCGGCACGGTGCTCAAGGAGCCCGTACGGATCGCGACGGCGTTCGTGCCCCGGCCCTGGCGCGGGACCAACACCTTCCAGGAGGCGTGCTGGGCCTGGCGCCGGCTGCCGGTGCCGGTCATCGCCGCCGTCCACGGGCACTGCCTCGGCGGCGGCCTGCAGATCGCGCTCGCGGCCGACTTCCGGATCGCCACCCCCGACTCGCGCTGGTCGGTGCTCGAGGGCAAGTGGGGGATCATCCCCGACATGTCGGGCGTCCGCAGCCTGGCGCAGCTGGTCGGCATCGACACGGCCAAGCGGCTGACGATGACCGCCGAGGTGGTCTCCGGCAAGGAGGCCCACGACCTCGGGCTGGTCACCGAGCTCGACGCCGACCCCGTCGCCGCCGCCCTCGCCCTCGCCGCCCGGCTGCGGGAGCGCTCGCCCGACCAGCTCGCCGCCGCCAAGCGGCTCTTCGAGCAGACCTGGAGCTCGGGCCCGCGCCACACCTTCGCCCGGGAGCGGATCGAGCAGGCCTTCCTGCTCGCCGCGCGCAACACCGTCGTCGCCCGCGCGGCGGCGTTCGGCAAGACCACCCCCGAGTTCGGCCCCCGGGCCCGTCGGTAG
- a CDS encoding oxidoreductase, giving the protein MTAADSWTLADMPDQGGRTVLVTGTSVGGLGHHTALELARRGARVVLAGRTERKLAETDEAIRGEVPHAELEHLTVDLASLSSVRRGAAEAARLGPLDVLVNNAGVMGTPYSRTEDGLEQQMATNHFGPFLLTGLLLPQLVASGSATVVAVSSQFHRYARSAPLGDPRAEGRYSRWPAYAQSKLANLLFTYELDRRARRAGLPVRALAAHPGFAGTHLAANGQLGRSRGGIATILDAAVRAVSQSAAAGALPTLMAATADLPGGTYCGPGGPAEMSGAPRVVSSNRLSHDEDAQRRLWDLSEDVTGIRYP; this is encoded by the coding sequence GTGACCGCCGCCGACTCCTGGACCCTCGCCGACATGCCCGACCAGGGCGGCCGCACCGTCCTGGTCACCGGCACCAGCGTCGGCGGCCTGGGCCACCACACCGCCCTCGAGCTGGCCCGGCGCGGGGCGCGCGTCGTGCTCGCCGGCCGCACCGAGCGCAAGCTCGCCGAGACCGACGAGGCGATCCGCGGCGAGGTGCCGCACGCCGAGCTCGAGCACCTCACCGTCGACCTCGCCAGCCTGTCCTCGGTACGCCGCGGCGCGGCCGAGGCGGCGCGCCTCGGGCCGCTGGACGTGCTGGTCAACAACGCCGGCGTCATGGGCACGCCGTACTCCCGCACCGAGGACGGCCTCGAGCAGCAGATGGCGACCAACCACTTCGGCCCGTTCCTGCTCACCGGCCTGCTGCTGCCGCAGCTCGTCGCGAGCGGGTCCGCCACGGTGGTCGCGGTGTCCTCCCAGTTCCACCGCTACGCGAGATCGGCCCCGCTGGGCGACCCGCGCGCCGAGGGCCGCTACTCGCGCTGGCCGGCGTACGCGCAGAGCAAGCTCGCCAACCTGCTGTTCACCTACGAGCTCGACCGGCGCGCCCGCCGGGCCGGGCTGCCGGTGCGCGCGCTCGCCGCGCACCCCGGGTTCGCCGGCACCCACCTCGCCGCCAACGGCCAGCTGGGCCGGTCGCGGGGCGGCATCGCCACCATCCTCGACGCCGCCGTGCGGGCGGTGTCCCAGTCGGCCGCGGCCGGCGCCCTCCCCACGCTGATGGCGGCCACCGCCGACCTGCCCGGGGGCACGTACTGCGGCCCCGGCGGCCCCGCCGAGATGTCCGGGGCTCCGCGGGTGGTGAGCAGCAACCGCCTCTCGCACGACGAGGACGCCCAGCGCCGGTTGTGGGACCTCAGCGAGGACGTCACCGGGATCCGCTACCCCTGA
- a CDS encoding ABC transporter ATP-binding protein, with protein sequence MTVIETVGLTKSYPRVTALDRLDLSIGEGVTGLVGANGAGKSTLIKILLGLVPASGGTARVLNHDVASEGAAIRALVGYMPEHDCLPADVSASDLVVHLGQMSGLPYAAARERASDVLRHVGLAEERYRPIGGYSTGMKQRAKLAQALVHDPRLVLLDEPTNGLDPASRDDMLALVRRIGTDFGIAVLVTSHLLGELERVSDHVVVLDGGRLLRSSATTDFLHATGSLLVEVQGRTDADRLLGQALVDAGLTARPAEGRLVEVDVRDEHTRDVVRDLVVDLGLGLVRMQERHHRIEDVFREGGAGHVQPV encoded by the coding sequence GTGACCGTGATCGAGACCGTGGGGCTGACCAAGTCCTACCCGCGCGTCACCGCGCTCGACCGGCTCGACCTCAGCATCGGCGAGGGCGTCACCGGGCTGGTGGGCGCCAACGGCGCCGGCAAGTCGACGCTCATCAAGATCCTGCTGGGGCTGGTCCCGGCGAGCGGCGGCACGGCCCGGGTGCTCAACCACGACGTGGCGAGCGAGGGTGCGGCGATCCGGGCGCTGGTCGGCTACATGCCCGAGCACGACTGCCTGCCCGCCGACGTCTCCGCCAGCGACCTGGTCGTGCACCTGGGCCAGATGTCCGGCCTGCCGTACGCCGCCGCCCGCGAGCGGGCCTCCGACGTGCTGCGGCACGTGGGGCTGGCCGAGGAGCGGTACCGCCCCATCGGGGGCTACTCCACCGGCATGAAGCAGCGCGCCAAGCTCGCCCAGGCGCTGGTGCACGACCCCCGGCTGGTGCTGCTCGACGAGCCCACCAACGGCCTGGACCCGGCCTCCCGCGACGACATGCTCGCGCTCGTGCGCCGGATCGGCACCGACTTCGGCATCGCGGTGCTGGTCACCTCGCACCTGCTCGGCGAGCTGGAGCGGGTCAGCGACCACGTGGTGGTGCTCGACGGCGGCCGGCTGCTGCGCTCCTCGGCCACCACCGACTTCCTGCACGCCACGGGGAGCCTGCTCGTCGAGGTGCAGGGCCGCACCGACGCGGACCGGCTGCTCGGGCAGGCGCTGGTGGACGCCGGGCTCACCGCGCGGCCGGCGGAGGGCCGGCTGGTCGAGGTCGACGTCCGCGACGAGCACACCCGCGACGTCGTCCGCGACCTCGTCGTCGACCTCGGGCTGGGCCTGGTGCGGATGCAGGAGCGGCACCACCGCATCGAGGACGTCTTCCGCGAGGGGGGTGCCGGCCATGTCCAGCCCGTCTGA
- a CDS encoding ABC transporter ATP-binding protein has translation MSAIVLDHVSRWYRNVVAVNDVSMTIGPGVTGLLGPNGAGKSTLIALMSGFLAPSSGAVTLDGEPLWRNEEVYRKLGLVPEREALFDYLTGRQFVVANAELHGLADPGAAAQRAIAMIEMSDAQDRVISTYSKGMRQRIKMASALVHDPAVLLLDEPFNGMDPRQRMHLMELLRTMGSEGRTVLFSSHILEEVEQVARQIEVVVAGRHAASGDFGAIRRLMTDRPNRFVLRTGDDRRMAAALLADRSVRGVRLRAEGGMEVEASDFGRFSEVLPRLAREHGVRLHEVSPTDESLESVFAYLVAT, from the coding sequence ATGAGCGCGATCGTGCTCGACCACGTCTCCCGCTGGTACCGCAACGTCGTCGCCGTCAACGACGTCTCGATGACGATCGGGCCGGGCGTCACCGGCCTGCTCGGGCCGAACGGCGCCGGCAAGTCCACGCTGATCGCGCTGATGTCGGGCTTCCTCGCGCCGTCGAGCGGCGCGGTGACGCTGGACGGCGAGCCGCTGTGGCGCAACGAGGAGGTCTACCGCAAGCTCGGGCTGGTGCCCGAGCGCGAGGCGCTCTTCGACTACCTGACCGGGCGGCAGTTCGTGGTCGCGAACGCCGAGCTGCACGGGCTGGCCGACCCGGGCGCGGCCGCGCAGCGGGCGATCGCGATGATCGAGATGTCGGACGCCCAGGACCGGGTGATCTCGACGTACTCCAAGGGGATGCGGCAGCGGATCAAGATGGCCTCCGCGCTCGTCCACGACCCGGCCGTGCTGCTGCTCGACGAGCCGTTCAACGGCATGGACCCCCGGCAGCGGATGCACCTGATGGAGCTGCTGCGCACGATGGGCTCCGAGGGCCGGACGGTGCTGTTCAGCTCCCACATCCTCGAGGAGGTCGAGCAGGTGGCCCGTCAGATCGAGGTCGTGGTCGCGGGCCGGCACGCCGCCTCCGGCGACTTCGGCGCGATCCGCCGGCTGATGACCGACCGCCCCAACCGGTTCGTGCTGCGCACCGGCGACGACCGGCGGATGGCGGCGGCGCTGCTCGCCGACCGGTCGGTCCGCGGCGTCCGGCTGCGCGCCGAGGGTGGCATGGAGGTGGAGGCGTCCGACTTCGGCCGGTTCAGCGAGGTGCTGCCCCGGCTCGCCCGGGAGCACGGCGTACGCCTGCACGAGGTGAGCCCGACCGACGAGTCGCTCGAGAGCGTCTTCGCCTACCTGGTGGCGACGTGA
- a CDS encoding ABC transporter permease, with amino-acid sequence MSSPSEAPSEVPSGVIHDLGYRRYRGPRLGERAVAWAFFLTGLRNTYGLGRSARSKALPMVLLGLMLLPALILVGVLVQAQDLLGLDSQIVAYSTYPITTQLLISVFVAAQAPALISRDLRFRSITLYLSRPMRRVTYVLVRLASLTVATFVLIAAPLLLMYVGGLLADLPFGRETERFLGGVVGALLLAPCLASMSAVVAALTVRRGLAVAAVIVVLLVTYTVVSTIQGISSETGDETVGEVAGLFSPYTLVNGVQAFLFDSPAATPTPPEGTAMGLLYVATTLLVVLGAIGLLMLRYRKVGP; translated from the coding sequence ATGTCCAGCCCGTCTGAGGCCCCGTCCGAGGTCCCGTCGGGCGTCATCCACGACCTCGGCTACCGCCGGTACCGCGGGCCGCGGCTCGGCGAGCGCGCGGTCGCCTGGGCGTTCTTCCTGACCGGCCTGCGCAACACCTACGGGCTGGGCCGGTCGGCGCGCTCCAAGGCGCTGCCGATGGTCCTGCTGGGCCTGATGCTGCTGCCGGCGCTGATCCTGGTCGGCGTGCTGGTGCAGGCCCAGGACCTGCTCGGCCTGGACAGCCAGATCGTGGCGTACTCGACGTACCCGATCACCACGCAGCTGCTGATCTCGGTCTTCGTCGCCGCGCAGGCGCCGGCGCTGATCTCGCGCGACCTGCGCTTCCGCAGCATCACGCTCTACCTCTCCCGGCCGATGCGGCGGGTGACGTACGTGCTGGTCCGGCTGGCGTCACTGACCGTCGCGACCTTCGTGCTGATCGCCGCGCCGCTGCTGCTGATGTACGTCGGCGGGCTGCTCGCCGACCTGCCGTTCGGCCGCGAGACCGAGCGGTTCCTCGGAGGGGTCGTGGGGGCGCTGCTGCTCGCGCCCTGCCTGGCGTCGATGTCGGCGGTGGTCGCGGCGCTGACCGTCCGGCGCGGCCTCGCGGTCGCGGCGGTGATCGTGGTGCTGCTGGTGACCTACACGGTGGTCTCGACGATCCAGGGCATCTCCTCGGAGACCGGCGACGAGACGGTGGGCGAGGTCGCCGGGCTGTTCTCGCCGTACACGCTGGTCAACGGGGTGCAGGCGTTCCTCTTCGACTCCCCGGCCGCCACCCCGACGCCGCCGGAGGGCACGGCGATGGGGCTGCTGTACGTCGCCACGACGCTGCTGGTCGTGCTGGGCGCGATCGGCCTGCTGATGCTGCGCTACCGGAAGGTCGGCCCATGA